The Tursiops truncatus isolate mTurTru1 chromosome 11, mTurTru1.mat.Y, whole genome shotgun sequence genomic sequence cactcgccacaactagagaacgcccgcgcacagcaacgaagactcaacgcagccaaaaataaataaataaatatttttttaaatggctaagatagtaaattaaaaaaaaaaattccagaaatttcttGATACTCTTTCCTCCAGGAGGTTGAGCTTAATTCCCCTCTCCTTTGAGTGTGGTCTAAACTTATGATTCACTTATAAGGAACAGAGGATGGAAACAGTAAACAAGAAaccttacagtggagaaacctgacagacGCCCCTATCCAAGTGATCATGGTAAATATCACCAATAACAAGTTATGTTGAAATCATGAGATATtatgatatgatgtgatgagaggGGCGCTTCACCTCTGtggtgaaaaacaaagaaagactgagaaaaatgCCAGGGAGAAGAGACTCAGGAGACAGGATGACTAAATGCGGCAGAATGCAATGCAATCTTGGGTTGGATCccggaacagaaaaaggatagtAATAGAAAAACTAATGGAATCCAACGAGAGGCTGCAGTTTAGTTTATAGCATTGTACCAAAGTTCAATTtctcagttttgacaaatgtgctacgttttgtaagatgttatttaacattaggggaagctggtcagacatagaaagacaaggaaggacaaatatcatatgatattgcttatacgtggaatctgaaaaaaaatggtacaaatgaacctatttacaaaacagaaatagagtcacagacgtagaaaacaaacttatggataccacgggggaaggagagggataaattgggaaattggggttgacatatacacacgactatatataaaatagataactaataagaacctgctgtatagcacagggaactctactcaatactctgtaatgacctatatgggaacagaatctaaaaacgagtggatatacatgtatacgtataactgattcaccttgctgtacagcagaaactaacacaacattgtaaatcaactatactccaataaaaattaatgtttttaaaaatgaaggcatataggaactctctgtactcaTACTCCTCTGTAAATCTAAAGTTATTTCCTCATACTCCTCTGTAAatctaaagttatttcaaaattaaaagttttcaaaaagtgCATCTGTTATCTCTAATGGGATAAACTGCTGATGTTTCACCGAAATTCCATCATGGACATGTGGATATGGGACAGGAGTAGGTGTATCGTAATCATTTCTCAGTGACTCTAATCTTCAGCTTTATTTTTCGGATCAATCGGATGTCCCTCTAGAGAGgtaggagagggagggtgggagggaggctcaagagggaggggctatggggatatatgtatacatatagctgattcactttgttgtacagcagaaacgaacccaacattgtaaagcaattatactccagtaaagatataaaaaaaaaatttgatgttCCTATGATAGTTGTATGGACCAAATATACAAGATAATGCTTTTCTTCTTGTGAAAAATTTTGGTTTTTCATACTAatctatttatacatttttatttttatactgatATATTATATCTATACATCACAATGTGTGACTTACTTGAAAGtgctcttttgaaaaataatgaagaaatccAGGTAAAGagggataaaaatgttttaattgttGAAATACACTGGTAAATTGAGTGACTTACATTTCAGTACTAAGTGGATACACACGATCACTATTGAATTAAGAACTTTCCAAATATCCGACTAACATCAGTGACAAGTCCTTGAAAACAGTGTAGAACTAACATGATGAGATGCTCTGATCACACACAGGTAGAATGGGAGACTCAATGGCTAGGAAGTATTTGTAGTTACCTAAGCCTTTGActaaagaaaataggaaattaatCAAAATGTACGTACGGCATGCAAACCTCAACAGTTTAAGTACTGCCACGTAGTACACTGTTCTCAATAAAGAAACTCCTCTGATGTTTAAATAAAGCTGAAAACCAAATagtaaaaaaggaaggagataacAGTAAGAATCAATTTAACAATTTTACAGCTAAAAATTAACATGAAGTAGAAATAGTGAAAGATAACAGACAAATATATTACTTTGGGTAATTCATCGATAGTGCCTTATTATTGTGAGTTATAAATAGATGAAGGATTTTGTTATATAAAAACTATCAAAAACGTATCAGTGAAAAGACATGATCTTCATGAGCTGTGGGGATGGCCAGGGTGAGAACGCAGCTGGGACACAGCAGCCAGCTGGGCAAGAACCCTTTGTAAGCTTGTCTTCCGCAGGTGGATCAAATATAGTTCCATATACGTGTGTTGTTTAACCAATTGCTTTCTAGTACCACAACATTCAATATGTACCATGGCTTTAACTATAAACTAAGAATTTGGGGCGGTGGGGGGTGACTGCTTAGAATTTCCTTGGAGATGTCTGTGCACGTTACAAAATCCCACAAAGCAAAAATTCCATCCAGATCTTGATGAGCAGGCTATGAaggcaacaaacaaaaaagggaaaagagttaGCAAGCGCGAAAAGGCACCACTTAGATAAAAACGTATCAGCGTTAAGCCTGCAAATgatttactgattttcttttcagtaaaacACATGTTCAACATCTGTCCAGTACTGATTTGAGACTGAATATGTGGCCAGCACAGTGCGAAGCACTGATGACACTTATATGAAGAGACCAAGTCAGGTGGAGAGAGAGACTTCTGAACTTATAACCAAAATACAACAGGAGGATGCCCGAACCAAGCTGCACGGCAACCTCACAGAGATACCAACTGCTCAGCCGCAGTCTATCCCTTCCTTGTTTGGTCAGACCCTCTCGGGAAGAGGGGCGAGCCATCCACTTCACCTCGAGCTCCCCCAGGGGATCTGATGCAGCGAGCCCATCCACTGGCATTTGAGAAGCATCACTGTGCTGGCAGCACTCCGTATACCTAAATGGGCATAACTTTCACCCTTGGGTCATCTAGGGAAGAAACTACACATTTGTATCGTGATATAAGTAACTTTGATTCTGAAATCATTCCTCAATTTGCTTCAAAAAGTAaccaaatcagggcttccctggtggcgcagtggttaagagtccacctgccgatgcagcggacacgggttcgtgccccggtccgggaggaccccacatgccacagagtggctgggcccgtgagccatggccgctgagcctgtgcgtccggagcctgtgctccgcaacgggagaggccacaacagtgagaggcccgcgtaccgcaaaaaaaaaaaaaaaaaaaaaaaaagttaccaaatCAACTTTGAAGCTGGGTCACTGAGTGAGTTCGGTGGCTTTATTTCTAGAGAAGTTTTATATGttaggtcaaaaaaaaaaaaagtgtctccaATCTTTTCCATAAAATGTCTCTTCTCATCAGGGTTTCTGCCCAATAATTTAAGCTCAGGTGACATGCATCCAGATGCCTCACAGATAAGTACCACAATGGGCGCTTAGCAATTGAGTAAATGGACAGCCTATCAACTTAGAAAACTTTTCAGATAATTCAAAAGAGGCAAATGGATTGTTTAGCAATAGAGGTAAAGAATGGTGGAAATTGAGAGAGAGGGATGgcaataaaatagtttttatttttatattgatagcCACGAGCAGTAGGGAAATATTCTACCTAGCTGTCTAATGTTATGTGGACTGACTAACCAGCAATAGTGCTCAACTGTTATCAGGAAATTTTAGATCCATATACAAAGCTGGACAATCATCTTGTGTAACTCTTGTCATGTAAAAACTGAAATTGGGTGAAGCTGGGAGAAGGTAAGGGATTCATCTAAGGTCCTGTGTTAACAGCAGAGCGACCGAGTCTCCAGATATCTATCTACACAGCACTTCTTCCCACTCTATTCAGATGCTTTTTGAAATACACCCTGTTTTCAGGAGGGTAAACACTAATATATGTTTACTTTCAACTAGATTATCTTTTCTATTTGATGCAAATAGTAAAACTACTGCTGCATCAGGGAAAACTAGCAGGGAACTTAGAAATCTACATGAGACTTAGAACTCtgttaaaaataactagaaatagaaaatctccAGCAAGTTCCTAAAGAGAAGCTCAACACCCTAACGCGGTTATGGGCACTAGGGAATAATGCTCCATAATGCTGTAGCCTTGATGACAGGGTCTTTGAAAAAGCAGCTGCCCAATATTGTGGTATTTCTTGTCCAGAAGAAACCAGTTACAGCTTCCATGTCCCTTTCCTCCAGGAGGAAAGCTTATTTGTCTCCACCTGTGAGCTTATTCTGCAACCCATCCCATCCCAGACACCAGCATCAGTACTGGCCCTCAGCCAGAAGCTGGTTCAATATCAAATCAGTCTTGCTTCTGATCTACCAATGGCTGGATTCTGGTTACAAAAAAGGATGATGGTACAGTGATGATGAtattgatggtgatgatgacaatgacaatTATAGCAGAAGCTACCATCTACTTCACATTTAATCCTAACACAAACCCTTCAATAAGCATCAGGGGAAGAAACTTGCCCAGCTAGAAAGTGAAAGAGCCTGAATTCAAATCCACGGTTGTTTGACACCCAAAAGAGAATGGGCTATCTCAGGAGACAGAGCATTCCTGATCACTGGATGTTCAAAAGAGGTGGGATGTCATTCAGCAAGACTGAAAGACAGTGGGGATCTAAGCATTGCATGCATTTTGGTCCAGGTAAACAGAAACTCTTCTCCTCAATGGAAATGCTGCTCAGTAGCTTCTAGAGACTAGTACCCAAACAGTAGTTAATAAATGAAAGctatttttcttctgtccttgttcttgtttgtttgtcttaTAATTCTAACTCCAAGCTCTTCACCAGGTCCACAGTGCTTCATCTTTTAAACTTGGTCTATATTTTACTATTCCTTCCTGAAAAACTGCATCTTTGCACACTGACAATTGCCTATCTCTACTGGAGTTTTGGTACTGGTACATCTTCTCTCTGTATGTCAACTACCCCTGACTATTGCCAAACATTTAATATTGATCCTAATCTAATTCCCAACCTCTCTAGTCTCTCCTTGTCTGTCACTTCCAAGGTCCTAGCCCCTCAAAGATTTTGGCAATGAAGAGTGAAACCCTGGTAGTATAGGCAAACAGCTTGTtcttattaaatgaattaagttacatttgaaaaaatattaatgaaaaaaagtaaCTGCAAAGAAAATTGATCTAGTCATTAAAGACCtctttacaataaaatatattgggTTCCATAGATTTAACCACAAGATGAGACCCCTCCTCATACTCAAGTTCGAGATTTCTTAGAAATATAGAGCATTAATATCTACAGTTCATTCATCCAGGCTGAATATAtagaattatttagaaaaatatacagtACCTCTTGATTATTGTCATGATATTACTTTCTtctaatcttaaaaaaagagaaaattaagaaaagttaaatattcagttataaagaatatattccagtttcctacaaaactacaaatagttGTGACATATATGTATTTGCTAGTCTAAATCATcgagtagagaaaaaaaaatgaggaacaaATAACCATAGTAcgttaagaaataataaaggctTGTGTACAAATTAAAtcaaatattacatatatgtaattttatgtgTACATATTAACAGTTCTTTAAAACCATATTATCAGACAACTGTACAGTGATTAGTAAATCAGCATTCTTCACCACGAGCCACACTTAAAAATTTACTtaacggacttccctggtggcagagtggttaggaatccgcctgccaatgcaggggacacaggttcaagccctggttcaggaagatcccacatgccacggagcaaccaagcccgtgcgccacaactactgagcctgtgctctagaacccaagggctacaactactgagcccatgtgccacaactactgaagcccatgcacctagagcccgtgctccgcaacaagagaagccaccgcaatgagaagcccgagcactgcaatgaagagtagcccctgctcgccgcaactagagaaggcccgtgcacagcaaagaggacccaacacagccaaaaataaataatataaataaaaataaattaaaaaaaatttacttaagcAAGAAGCTATCTACAAGGCTGCAATCGTACCTATTATCAAAAGAACTTCATTAGCCCTGCAATTACTAACTACTAAAACTCAGAAAAAGGagtctccacttcatttcattATACAAAAGACAGTTAATTTTCTTCTAATCACCAGACTACTTATCAGtcacatttataatatattataggaATGTACCTTTATGTTCTACAAAAACTCCATAAACTTACTGAaatgtttgctttcattttcacaCTGATCATCACTGAAAttaacaagaaatttaaaatatccatgGAGCATAATGACAAACAGAAGCTAAATTTTGCTCTGGAATTACTCTCATCATGTGGGTGGCAATTTCAACAAGTGATTACAATGAGCAGATAtggattttttgggttttttttttaaggccgcACCgagcggcatgcggaatcttagctccccgaccaggggtcaaacctatgccccctgcagtggaagcacagggtcttaaccactggaccgccagggaagtcccagctatGGCTCTTACACACAGTTCACTGCAAGTCAGAAATATGTAGGGTGAGTCAGGCAAGCTGAAATATACACTTCATACGTTTttcacaaagcaaaaaaaaataaacatgtagagAGAGTACACATCACATGGTTTTACTTACTTTTTCGCACAGTCTTTGTTTGATTGGACACCATATTGACAGCTTCAGATGGCAGACCAACATACACCCCTCCATAGTTTCTTGATGAAAAGAAGcagagatagaaaaaaatcagaccaAACTACGTGGTTACTAAACATTTGCAGAAAATGATGAGAGCATGGGGCCTTCAAACAATtatagaattattaaaataactcATGACTTTCCAAAGTAGAATTCAGAATATTATTGCCCTTGGAGAGATCTTGTttttccatgttaaaaaaaagaagctatatataaaaaaaagaaagctgtgtagtagaatttttagatattttacttgcagtgagaaagaagagaagttaGGATTTTTACAATTTAGTAGAGTAATAAATATCAGTAGCGTGACATGTTACAGTTAATCAGTCAACATTTATCAAGAATTCAGAGTGGTCAATGTGGTATGAGGTGCTATGGGCACACAAAAACACTTTACCTGTAGGTAGGTATAaagtgagaaggaagagagagagataaggaGTAATGAGAGTGGAGTTCTGCTAATCAGAGGATGGAAGGACGGAGAAggcggaaggaaggaagagatatCATCCAATTTTAGAGAACAGCACATCCAAAGGCCACAAGATGGAAACTAGCACAAGCCGTGTGCACAGGACAAACCAAGCTTGTTTGGAAGAAGCAAAGATTATGGTCCCTGGGCAAGATATTTATCACACTGCATGCTCCTACCTGTATTCTCTGTGCCAAAAGTTTTCCTGGTGGAATCTGTATTACTGGCAATGTGCTACAGTGGTCGATTAAATGCATGAGTTAAATTAATTCATGTTAAATTAAATCCATGAGGTGGGaccaaaattattcaaattaaagGTAGCTTCAACACCAAACATACCTCCTCTTGTCatcttctgttattgattcttcTGTTCTAAAAGGTCAAAAACATTTGCTATGAGCTGTTTGGTTACACAGTCAGAGACTTCATTTTTGGCTCTGAGAAAAGAGGGACTGACGAGTTAAAgccaattttgtttatttcaagtTCTTCCATCAAGTATTTCTGTAACACAGGATTCTCTCTTCACCTCAATCATTTATATACTAAGAAATTGGCAGTTTTCTACTTACCAAAAAGCGCAAATCCATCAAATGCCAATAAGTCCAATTGCTGAACAAGATCAAACACTGAggtaaccataatggaaaagaatataaagaaaagaatgtccatatgtgtataactgagtcactttgctgtacagcagagatagGCACaagactgtaaatcaactatacttcaattaaaaaaacagaaaacactaattcgagggacaaaaaacaaaaacaaaaaacctgagggCAGCCAATACTGGAAAGAGCACATTAATTGGGTGTCAGGAAGCCTGGGTTCTTGTCTGGCTGTGCCACCCGCTCCCTGTGTGACAGGCTGTGGGCAAGTTGCCAGCCtgtatctcatctgtaaaataacaggGTCGACCAGATGACGCCCAAGGTCCCTTCTAGTCCTAACACACTATGAGTTTGTGTCTCTTATGCCAGTTCAGCAGCACAGTTCTAGGTATGAAAGATTTCCTTAGTGCAAAAAGAGTTAAAGTCAATTTAACTTTCTTTTATCTAAAAAAAACAGCCATTTTATACATGATCTACTACAAAGAGGGAAATGTTCAAAGGAAATTTCTAGAGGGAATCACTACTTTAAAATGCACAGTATCTTTCCTTGAATAAGAGGAATCCATATTCTACTAGAATTCCTTGGCGTATTTTTAGATCAGGAAGTTTACCTTGAAGTACTAGCTAGCATACattagttatttttctgaaagaaaaaaaaaaacaaggttcaAATGTAACTCGCTGAACTCAACTTGTAATTATAAGGGGCTTCAGTTAAGAAGAAAGCAGACTGAAAACATCTAAGCAGCTTCACTGAATCTTTTAATTGCTGGGATTGTCATATCATGGTTTCACACATTTAAAAGCTGTGAACGTATATATGTACATGAGATTTTGCTTCATTGCAACAGCCCGTAAATCAGAAGTCTATAGAGAAAGGAAGTGGAGATTTGGAAATTATCTGTTAAACACTGGCCATGCACACAGAAAGTAGAGGGCAAAAGCCACCCTGCAATCTAATTTGTCCAAATTGAGCCCATAACCCACTTTTAATTATCAACTTCATTTATCTCTTGCTAAAGTTGGATCGTTTTTTAATTCAAAGGTGTCAAAGTCATGCTGTATTAGAACTGGTGCTATGCTTATTGAAGTGGTATAACACTTTCAGGTGCTGTTTAccagttttaattaaaatggatTTATAACCCGTTAGTACAGATACTAGGAAAAATGATGGTGACAAACTCGTTCAAGATTATCAGAACTGTTTACTCTGGTTCTGAATGGCCAACATTATAATGAAATTGTTTGTGAAGCTGAAACCGGCAGATTTGGACATATACAATGTCTCATTTTTTCTCACAGATATTCTTTTCATATCCAATGACATATCTGTGTATTTTAAACCTTTCCCCTTTTGCCTAATCCATCTTAAGGAtttattcagtgttttaaaatatatttaacttccCCTAATGtaaaaaaatagtgaattatttttaatctattatcTCTCATAAATTATTCAATGCCCTAAAACCCAACTGTTTTAGGTTTTGAGTAATGGCCTGGCCGTCCGAACACCTGGGCTGCCCCACCTGTGCACAACTTGAAATCACTGTACTTGTTTCCCCTCACAGaacatattttgaaagattttgttATCAACTGGCCTTACTATCTCACTTGCTGATAATTTTCTTAGACACACAAGTGCCAAAGGGAGCCTCTGATGTGCATGGGATGGTTCCCACGGGGTGTTTGTGTAATTCGAATCCAAGGCAAATAAATCTTATATTTTGCTAATGTAGAGCCTGGGCAGCCTCCTTGTAGGCACACGCAGATTTCCGTTCAGTTTCTAAAGTAATGAACATAGCCTGTGGTCCTTCTTCGAAGCTGCCAATCCAGAGCGTCGGGCTAGGAACTGCGCTCGGGCCGGATCACCCCCCACCATGGAGCCCTTGGATGAGCCACTGTTTTTCATGAGGgacttgattatttttcttttctggtcacGACAGCTTTAGTGGAAGGGCAGTGGTTACTGTGCAGCCTGCAGCTGTGATTGCTGACGGATCACAAGACTTGTTCCTAAAGcagggaaggaagtggggaggaagcGCAGGACAGAAAGCCACACGGACTCCGCCTTGGCGAGAACAGCAGTCGCTGACAGAGTCTGGAGGGCCCTCGATCACGGACATCATGGCCCTATTTTCTGTTGGTACTAAAGACAAAGAATGAGATGACCTCACCCTGGAGTCTTCCCTTAGAAAACAGAGACTGAAGATTGAATTAGTCCATGCTGGAAACGACAAAGTGAAAAAGAGGCCGATTCACATTAGATGAGCTGGAAAAGGCCAGACCACACTGCTCGGAGTTAATTGGTCCAAATATCTCCACAAACTCAGCCTACCCGTACACTTGCTCCTTTAGACAAGAAGCAAGTGGACATACCTCAACCAGGAGAAATCTCCTAGTGTAGCAATCCACTTCTAAATAATAGTTCTGAAGCACAGTGCAGGAGTCAATGACCAGGTGCCTACAGGCAGAGGCACTGAAAATGGGAAGTGTGAATGAAGGGATTCAGGGACGAGAACACCCCTGAATCTACCATAAATAGGGAAGAAACCTTGAGAATAAGGCTTCTACCAAGGGAACCAAAACACGGGGTTGTAGGAGGCAAGGGACCAGATACCATCGATCAAATCacctaaaaacaaaaagtgaaaggtAACTTTCACCAGtttccctccccgctccccctgCTCCGGTCCCAATTTCACCACCATGGAGGCTGATGTCAATAAGGGGAAGGAAAGCCAGCACAAATTACCAAGGGGTCGACAACTGGAAACAACTACATGGCCTAGCAACACAAAATCTGCTCTGGCCAGGGAAACTGTGCTGGACTCACCCTCCCCACGTTCTGCAACGCAGGGGCGAGGACTCTGAGAAACATCCTCCTTTGCCACCCGGCTCCCTGTTAGGTTCTACCAGATGGGATGCTCAAAAGACATGAAATGCAAAAAGAGGGGAAAGGGCTGCTCCTTCTAGCTCTGCGTGCTGCTCCAGCCTACAGCACCCCAGCAGCTGGCTCCAGTTTCCAGGACTGGCCCTGTTAACACTCCTTTTCGGGTCACTACAGCTCAAGTGGGTGGGCAGTGGCTACTATGTGGCCTCCAACTGTGGTTACTGCTGGATTACAACATTCAGCTGCGATTACACCAGCCTGGCAGTGCCCTCTCTCCAGAAGTCAGTGTCCCAGCCCCAGAGAACCTCTCCTCTTCCAGGTCCTAGATTCCAATAACCCCAACTTCCTTCCTTTGTCACTCCTGCCCTAGGAACAGTAGCCACTTCCTATTATAACCCTCCCTACGACCTCAGCCTTCCCTTCTTACATCCTCAATCCTCCATGACCTGTTCAACCAATTCCTAATAGTAATTTCTCTCtgctaaaatatttaatgtggTTTCCTTTACCCTGACTGGACACGAACTGACACATTACTTGGTAGCAAGAGTAGGGTTTATCTCCCAGCCCTGCATTGAACGTGTCTCACTAAAGCATTTAAAGTACCTGTTATTTCCTGTTTATCAGGCCCAATTACCATGTCATCAGTGTATTGGACCAGTATGACGTGCTGTGGGACATCAGTAACAT encodes the following:
- the C11H12orf75 gene encoding overexpressed in colon carcinoma 1 protein isoform X1; its protein translation is MGCGNSTATSAGAGQGPAGAAKDVTEESITEDDKRRNYGGVYVGLPSEAVNMVSNQTKTVRKKESNIMTIIKSLLIKIWMEFLLCGIL
- the C11H12orf75 gene encoding overexpressed in colon carcinoma 1 protein isoform X2 yields the protein MGCGNSTATSAGAGQGPAGAAKDVTEESITEDDKRRNYGGVYVGLPSEAVNMVSNQTKTVRKN